One Peromyscus leucopus breed LL Stock chromosome 14, UCI_PerLeu_2.1, whole genome shotgun sequence genomic window carries:
- the Bdkrb1 gene encoding LOW QUALITY PROTEIN: B1 bradykinin receptor (The sequence of the model RefSeq protein was modified relative to this genomic sequence to represent the inferred CDS: inserted 1 base in 1 codon) — translation MASQALLELQPSNQSQQTPPNITSCEGAPEAWGLLYRVLPGFVITICFFGLLGNLLVLSFFLLPRRRRRQHRLTIAEIYLANLAASDLVFVLGLPFWAENIENHFNWPFGTDLCRVVSGIIKANLFISIFLVVAISQDRYRLLVYPMASRGCRRRRQARATCLLIWVAGALLSIPTFLLRSVKVXPDLNISACILLFPHEAWHFARMVELNILGFSLPLAAIIFFNYHILASLRGQKEASRTRCGGPKGSKTTGMILTLVASFLVCWAPYHFFAFLDFLVQVKAIQSCAWKEFTDLGLQLANFFAFINSCLNPLIYVFVGRLLKSRVWEHYK, via the exons ATGGCGTCCCAGGCCTTGTTGGAGCTGCAGCCCTCTAATCAAAGCCAGCAGACCCCTCCCAACATCACCTCCTGCGAGGGTGCTCCAGAAGCCTGGGGCCTCCTGTATAGGGTGCTACCAGGGTTTGTCATCACCATCTGTTTCTTTGGCCTCCTGGGGAACCTCTTAGTCCTGtccttctttctcctgcctcggcggcggcggaggcagcACCGCTTGACCATAGCAGAAATCTACCTGGCTAACCTGGCAGCTTCTGACCTGGTGTTCGTCCTGGGCCTGCCCTTCTGGGCAGAGAACATTGAGAACCATTTCAACTGGCCCTTTGGCACTGACCTCTGCCGGGTGGTCAGCGGGATCATCAAGGCCAATCTGTTCATCAGCATCTTCCTGGTGGTGGCCATCAGTCAGGACCGCTACAGGTTGCTGGTATACCCCATGGCCAGCCGGGGatgccggcggcggcggcaagcCAGGGCCACCTGCCTGCTCATCTGGGTGGCAGGGGCCCTCCTGAGCATCCCCACCTTCCTTCTGCGGTCTGTCAAAG GTCCCGACCTGAACATCTCTGCCTGCATCCTGCTTTTCCCCCATGAGGCTTGGCATTTTGCAAGGATGGTGGAGCTGAACATTCTGGGTTTCTCCCTCCCATTGGCCGCCATCATCTTCTTCAACTATCACATCCTGGCCTCCCTGAGAGGGCAGAAGGAGGCCAGCAGGACCCGGTGTGGGGGTCCCAAGGGCAGCAAGACGACAGGGATGATCCTCACCCTGGTGGCCTCCTTCCTGGTCTGCTGGGCCCCCTACCACTTCTTTGCCTTCCTGGATTTCCTGGTCCAGGTGAAAGCAATCCAGAGCTGTGCCTGGAAGGAATTCACGGACCTGGGCCTGCAGCTGGCCAACTTCTTCGCTTTCATCAACAGCTGCCTGAACCCACTGATTTACGTCTTTGTGGGCCGGCTTTTAAAGAGCAGGGTCTGGGAACATTATAAATGA